TTTACTACCAACTCAGACCATTACAAAGACCTGAGAAACAACGAATTGTTGGTGAAAAATAGGGCAGGGGAGGTAAGAACACTTCCTGAATTTTTCTGGGGCGAAGCTGCCTTGCTTGATATATTTAAACCAGAAGCCCAAGCCTGGATGTGGGAGCGTTACAAGTATATGAAACAATACGGTTTTGATGGTTGGTGGGTAGACCTGTGCGAGCCCGAAATTCACCCTGAAGACATGGTACATGTCAATGGCAAGGCCGCCGAAGTACATGGTATTTTTGGGCACCAGTGGGCGCAAATGTTATTTGAAGGCTACGCTAAAGACTACCCTGAAGAACGTGTTTTTCAACTATCACGTGCTGGTTTTGCTGGGTCGCAACGTTTTGGTGTAGTGCCTTGGTCGGGCGATGTACGCCGTAGCTGGGATGGGCTAAAAGCCCAACCTTTGATTATGCTCAGTGTGGGCATGTCGGGCATTGGCTATATGCACTCTGATGCGGGAGGCTTTATTTATGGTGAAAAAGACCCAGAGTTATACACGCGTTGGATGCAGTACGCGGTATTTACCCCTGTGGTTCGTCCGCATGCTTGTGGCGAGATTTACCCAGAACCTACCTTCTGGAGCGAAGAGGTGCAAAACCACATCAAACTGTTCATTAATTTACGTTATCAACTGTTGCCTTACAACTATACGCTTGCCTGGAAAAACTCGGTAACGGGTATGCCATTGGCTCGCCCACTTTTTACTCAGTTTGCCAATGTGCCCGATACAGTAGAAGACCAATATATGTGGGGTGATAGTATTTTGGTAGCCCCTGTGTTAGACAAAGGCATCAGAAACCGCAATGTATACTTGCCCAAAGGCAACTGGTATGACTTCTGGAATCATCAGTTTTTGCAAGGCGATAGTACCATCAATGTAGGGCTTACAATGGACAGCATTCCAGTGTATGTAAAATCGGGCAGTATCATACCTACCACTCCTGAGGTACAATCTACCTCTTTTTATACTGGTGAAACCCTGCAAATGACTTATTACGTGGGGAGCGAAAACTCTCAAACTCAGTTGTATTTTGACGATGGTAAAACCAACAATGCCTATGAGCGAGGCATGTATGAATTGGTCACTATAGCAGCCACAGTAAACAAGGGGGAGATTATATTAAGCACCCAAGTCGCAGGCAAAGGCTATGGGGGAGCCCCAAAAAAACGCTTATATGTTTTTGAACTCATAGGTTTGGCGCAAGCTCCCAAAGAGGTGAGCATAGCTGGAAAAGCGCTTTCGCATGAATGGAATCAAGAAAAAAACACTGTAAGCTTTGAAACTGACTTGAACGATGATGTTATCATAGCTATTTAGAATGGATGGTGGATAAAGGAATGTTGATCATTTGTCTTACTTTGATGTTTTGATAATAGATGTGAGAAGCTTTATTAAAATTGATAATGTAAAATTGATTCAATTATCAACCATCAACTAAAATAGATGCCTTTATAAAAATTTCTAATATTATTTTTTGAAAACGATGAAAATCCCTTGCTAACTTTAGGAAGGGTATTTTTTGCCCAAAAGATGAGGGGTACCAACACAAAAAAAGCATCCTGAATTGTCAGAATGCTTTTGTTAAAAATATTGAGGGAATTATTATTTTTTTGTATTAAAGCTATACTATCTATTTTGCCTGATGATCCCTTTTTGGGAACTATTATTTTTTTGCCTGATCGTTATCTTCATGAGTATGTACATCCAGTGGGTCAAATCTCTCCCCCTTGGGTAATTTTTTTAAAAAAAACTTTTCTGGAACTAGGCGTTGAGTAATGCTCACAAAAAAAAGCACCCTGAATTGTCAGAATGCTTTTGTTAAAAATATTGAGGGAATTATTATTTTTTTGTATTAAAGCTATACTATCTATTTTGCCTGATGACCCCTTTTGGGGAACTATTATTTTTTTGCCTGATCGTTATCTTCATGAGTATGTACATCCGGTGGGTCAAATCTCTCCCCCTTGGGTAATTTTTTTAAACTTTCTTGGAGGCAGAGGGGGTACCAACACAAAAAAAAGCACCCTGAATTGTCAGAATGCTTTTGTTAAAAATATTGAGGGAATTATTATTTTTTTGTATTAAAGCTATACTATCTATTTTGCCTGATGACCCCTTTTTGGGAACTATTATTTTTTTGCCTGATCGTTATCTTCATGAGTATGTACATCCAGTGGGTCAAATCTCTCCCCCTTGGGTAATTTTTTTTAAAACTTTCTTGGAGGCAGAGGGGGTACCAACACAAAAAAAGCACCCTGAATTGTCAGAATGCTTTTGTTAAAAATATTGAGGGAATTATTATTTTTTTGTATTAAAGCTATACTATCTATTTTGCCTGATCATTATTTTCATGAGTATGTACATCCGGTGGGTCAAATCTCTCCCCCTTGGGTAATTTTTTTTAAACTTTCTTGGAGGCAGAGGGGGTATCAACACAAAAAAAGCACCCTGAATTGTCAGAGTGCTTTTGTTAAAAATATTGAGGGAATTATTATTTTTTTGTATTAAAGCTATACTATCTATTTTGCCTGATGATCCCTTTTGGGGAACTATTATTTTTTTGCCTGATCATTATTTTCATGAGTATGTACATCCGGTGGGTCAAATCTCTCCCCCTTGGGTAATTTTTTTTTAAACTTTCTTGGAGGCAGAGGGGTACCAACACAAAAAAAAGCACCCTGAATTGTCAGAATGCTTTTGTTAAAAATATTGAGGGAATTATTATTTTTTTGTATTAAAGCTATACTATCTATTTTGCCTGATGATCCCTTTTGGGGAACTATTATTTTTTTGCCTGATCGTTATCTTCATGAGTATGTACATCCAGCGGGTCAAATCTCTCCCCCCTTGGATAATTTTTTTTTAAATTTTCACAAGACTGCTTATTGAAGAACTCTTTACATATTGAGTGTCTGGAGTGGTCATAATCTAATAATTACTAATGCTTGATTTACATTATCTTTGTTATCCCCTAAATCAAAGAGCAATGGTTTTGAGTTTGATAAGATGAGCGTAGAAAGGCAATCAAAAACGCTTGATGGTCATTTTTGTATTTGCTTACATTATTCCAGTAAGCGAAGGGCTGACAAATTATTGGAGGCGCTTTGTCTGTATTTGCTTCAAAATACCCCTCAAGAAAAACAGAAATATAGGAGCACAAAAATTATTATTGTCTAGTAGTGGTATGATTTAAAATCTTAAGCCAACAACAATTACATCATCTCGTTGACTTGCTTCTCCCATATGGTCACTCAATGCCTGATCTATTACTTCTTTTTGCTTTTCCATCTTTTGGTCTTGGCATTCACTCAGTAACTTTTCGAATCTTTTACTGCCAAATTTTTTCCTGTTAACGTTATTTTGATCACAATAACCATCACTGCATAAATAAATAGTATCCCCTTTATTAAGAGTTAAATGATTTTGGGTAAATACAGGGCTAATTGAACCAATAGAGTGTCTTGAACCCTTTATGTGTTGCAGCTCATTACTATTATGAGCAAAAAGATACAAAGGGCGCTTGGCTCCAGCAAATACCATTTCTATTTGATTTTGTTTTTCTTCCCAGGTTATAATCGCCATATCCATCCCATTTTTATAACCTTTTTCTTTTTGAGACAACAGCATTTCAATCTCTTCATTCAATAAAGTCAAAATAGTGGCAGGTTCTTTCACTTTATTGTCACGTACAATGCTGTTCAGAGAACTATTACCCATTACAGCCATAAAAGCGCCTGGTACCCCATGACCAGTACAATCCACCACAGCCAAAGTAGTACGATTCTCTACTTTTACAAGCCAGTAAAAATCTCCACTAACAACGTCTTTAGGTCGGTATAAAATAAAGTGCTCTGGTAATAAATCATTTACTTTTTTTATTGTTGGTAAAACAGCTCGTTGTATAGTAAGTGCAGCTTTGATACTTTGTTGAATATGGTGATGTTGTGCATTGAGTTGTGTGTTTTTTTTCTCAATATTATCACGTTGCGCCATTATTTCTTCCTGTTGCTGATGAAGTTCTTCATTTTGGGAAGTAATTTCAAAGTTTTGCTCTTCAATTTGAGCCTTTTGTTTTTTTAGTTTGCGTCGATTCCTGTTGGTAATAAACAACATAAACACTACAAGCCCTAAAATACAAACCACTGAGATGATAATTCCGACGGCAAACTTAGCTCTTTCTTTTTGCCGGGTAATTTCTTGCTGCTGAAGTTTCTTTTGGCTTGTTAGTAAAGCCATTTGTTTTTGGTTTTCTTTAGCTTGAAGTTTCTTTTCAGCTTCTTTTCTTTCTAGTTCAAGAGCTGCCTGTGTTTTGGCCTTGGCCAGATTAGCTTCTCTCAACTTACCTTGGCTAATAAGTAAAGCTTGCTTTTGGCGTACTTTCTCTAGTTGAGTACGTTGAGCATTTGCCAGACTCAATTCTTGTGCTTTTTTTAATAAAGCCAGTTCTTTTGTTTGAAGTTTTACAAGATTATTTTTCAACTCTAAATCTTTTTTTTGTTTTTCCTGAGAATCTTTTAACTCTTTGAGTTGGCGTTGTTCAGCTAACACTCTTTTGATACGGGCCTCTTGTTGTTCCATTAATTTAAGGTTTTGAGAAGCTGCACGTTTTAATTGTTGCTTTTCCTGCTCTAGTTTTTTTTCAACCTCCAGGTATTTATTCTGGTAATCTCGGGCTCTTTTTTTGTTTTCTTCTGCTTTGTAAATTCTCGAAAGCAAATCATAACTAATTAATAGTATAGACCAGGCTTTTTTTGAGGAAGCAATTTCTATCGCTTTTTCTACCACATTAAGGGCTTGGGGGTTATTACCTGACAGATAATAATTTGCTCCCAGGTAATTATAAATTTCTGCTTGCTTAATTTCCTGAGGTTCAGTCATCCTTAATGCTTGCCTGAAGTATTTCTTTGCTTTGCTAAAAGATTCGATATTTGTGTAAGCAACACCTGTATTGACTAACAAAGTGATTTTGTTGCTCTGAGGTAATTTGGTTATTTTTTGTTGGGTAAACTCAGTTGAAAGGTTAAAGTAAGAAAGTGCTCCTGGAGCATCTTTTTTTCTTTGGTACAAAAAGCCTAAATCATTGTATATTTCAGATACCCTTACAGAGTTTTTCTGTTTTTGAAAATGCTTAAGCAGCAATGATTGATACCCAATAGCTTTGGTATAATTTTCTGTAATAGTGGCTATCACTGCTAATTGTTCAATTACCTCTATTTCCTGCTTTTTTTGCCTTTTTTTTCTATAGTTCGCTATCAGTATTTCATAGAAAACCTGCGCTTGTACATAGTCCTCTAGAACAGTGTAACCATTGGCTAGTTCTGCAATTATTTTATAACGATTATCCTGGTAGTTGTTTTTTTTCTGTATCTTATATGCTTGACGAAAATATTGAACAGATTTTTGAGTCAAATTCTGTTTTTTATAAAAATACCCTAGCAGGCTATACACAGTAACTAGATGCTTCTCAGCGTTAAAGCTTTGGCATAGGTTTTCGGCTTGTAAATAATAAGTAAGCGCTTTTGATATTTTATTGGTTTGGGTATAAAGTTTACCAAATAGCATCAATGTTTTGATGCGTTCTTCTACAGACAAACTAGTCTCTTCAAATTTAAGGGCTTTTGTTCCATACTCTTCTGCTCGAACGTATTGCCCTTGCTCAATAGCCTTGGCAAATTGTTGATTCAATTTTGCTATTTTCAACGAATCAGATAATTTTTGTTGAGTGCTAGGTTGGCCAATAAGACTATGAGTATTCAATAAAAATATAAACCCTAATACACTATATAACCTAATATGTTTATAATGAGATTTCATGGATTGTTATATTGTTATAGATTAATATTAACTCCAAGGAGGTATAAACCTGATATAGTGTCAGCAAAAGCATATTCTTGTTGGGCTGAGTTAAGTAGGTTCCGAACATTGATAAACACACTGTGTTTTTGCCATACCTTGTAAGATATTTTGCTGTTTAGTAACATACGGGTAGGAATATACACCTGACCATATGTGGTATTAAACTGGTATCCTTCATAAAAGTGACCTTGGATATTGACGTTGAGTTTGCTTAAGAATCCAGCGTAATTAAGTTGAAACCCTCCGTAAAATTGAGGGGTACTTTGTAGGTAACCACTTTGCAGTTCACCCAGAGTTTTAGCACTACGTTGTAATGTGATAAATCCTTCTAGTTGAAACTTGTTAAACCAAGCTTGTAGTTGTGCTGTTGTGCCAGCTTGAACCAAGGTAGATCGATAATTTTGAGTATCACCTTGGTTGACCATAGGTTGATAAACTGTATTAAAATCTAAATTACTGTAAAAAGTTGTAATAGATGTGTTGATATTCGAGACTATTTTCGCAGTCCAGCCTAATTCAAAAGATTGACTTTTGTTAGGATTAATACCTGGTAATACAGAGCGAGTTGTCTGTTGGTGAAGTTGTCTTATCAATGCTGCACCTTCATTATAAGTATAAGCTCCTCTTATCAAGTGTTGATTTAACTTTAAAGATGTACTCAATTGATAAGACAAATAAATGGGTGTTATCTGCTCATATTTGTCTCCTCTAACTGACGCCATAATACGCCACTTAGGCAAAATATTAAAGTTTGCTTTTAAAAAAGTGTAGTAGTTTACAAACTGGTGTTGAGTAGGTCTTATGGAGTCAACGGGTGTTGTAGAAGTAGCGGCTGAACTTAGAAACCCTCCTCCTGAATGTAAGTCAACAGCTTTGTAATGGAAACGATGATTGAGTGATGCCTGAGTTTGCGAAAAGTTAAAATTATTTCCTGAATAACCTAAAGCATAATCTTTTTCGCCTTCATGGTGAGACATGTTCAAGTGAAATTTATGGAAATGCGTATTTAAGTTGATACCATATGATTTAGATTCTCTATGTGCCAAGGCAAGTGTATCATCTGTATAGATAGTTTGTGCTTGAGATTGTTGAAAAAATAACTGAGCAGATGTTGATACTTTTTTAGATGGTTTATAAAAAGTGAATACATTTACCCCCAAATTTTCTCTAGCCAAAGTGGTATTTAAATTAGTTTGGGGAACATTTTGTTTGAAAAACCATAGAGAGTCACTGACAATGTACCTATTTTCACTAAGTAAAAAGAACTCATCTTGTGAACGATTCATAAAATGATAATTACCTGATAAGCGAAAACGAAGCTTATCTGACAAACCAAAACTCAAATCTCCACGGTGAGAGCCAGACAAATTACTATTAGCCAGAGATGGACTATCTGCTGTAGACATCACTCCAGCCTGAGAGTTTAGGTTAATTTTTAATTCATTGTCTTGTTGTTCACGAGTAAAAATATGAATGACCCCATTGATGGCCATTCCTCCAAAAAAAACTACCGATGGAGTTCTGATAACTTCTATTCGCTCCACATCTTGAATATCTATAGGCAGGGTTTCCCAAGTAATGCCACCAAATAAATAGTCATACTGAGGCATATGATCAATGAGGAGTAATATTTGTTGATTGTGAACATCCTGCATTAAACCGCCAAGTGAGTTGCTTTGGCGAATGTGTACCTCATAGTTTCCATTAGTTTTTTGTTGAACCAACAAACCAGGCGCAAGTCTTAGTGCCTCTGTAATATTTGTAACACCAGTCTTTTCGATGGTTTGACTGCTTATTACTGTAGCAGATACTGGGGCATCTGTAAACGATTCCAGCATTCTTGAGGCAGAATAAATCTTTTCCTTTTGAAGACCTTTAGCTTTCTTATAAAGCATGTCCTCACGTACTTGTAGTTGCCAGTTTTTCTTTGTGGTAATTATGTTTTGTGCAAATAAGGGTATGTTTGATACACAACACAAAATGAATAGTAATTTAAACCTCATGTCCTTACTATAATTCATAGTTCGTAAAAGTAAAGCGAGTAATTTTTTTAGTATCTATCAATTATAGACTCACATTACTGTTTGCTAATAGCACTATATTTGGCATTCAGGAATTTATCTGGATTTTATTAGTTGGTTGTACACCAGTTAGTTATTACCAAGGTATACTTGCTGCTTTTGGGGGTTGAAATGATTTGAAAGTAGGTGGTGTTTAGTCTTACTTTGTTATGATTGTCTGACTTTACGTGTTTATTAGATATATGATAAAACTAAAATAAATATTGATATTATAAATAGCAATGTTTTAATCGAAAAATAGCATTTTACTGTTTTTGATGGTAAACGATTTATTATAAAATGCTACAATCTAAAAAACGCATAAAACACTTTTAATGTGTGTTTTTTTGCGAAAAAACACTTTTTGTTTACGTTTAAATAAAATATAATTATTGTAAGTTCAATTTTAGCTTGATCGTAATTAAGTTTTGGTGAAGTTTTTCAAGAAATCATTAATTCCTTCTTCGGTTTGCCAATGCAATTGTCCTCTACTTTAATATAGGCTAGGCTATTAGACCTAGCCATGTCTATGTACAAACCTTATTTTTCATAAAGCTCTCATTCACTTTCTGGTGTGCTGTGCTACCCAACAGTGTAATTATATACAATAGCTACAGCCGGGAATAAATTTGTTAAAACCCTCTTTTCAGCTGATGAAGGCTTTCTTGATGTTTGTGGGGTAATCCCTGTTACTAAGCCACATCCCACATATTGTGCGAAAACCTGGCTTGAATGAGACCAGAACAAATCTCCCAGTAATTCATTTTTAGATGGTCTTATATAAAATACCATTGATCGGTAGCCAATTAAAAATAGTCTTAGTTCCCACAATTATCTAAGTAATACTTTGTAGAATTATGACCTTCTTGATTGTGAGCTACTCCAATATTAGTGTAATAAAAGAGGTATATCTGTACTGCAGTAAGAATCGTTCCTTGTACATCACCACTATCTAAAATCTCTTCTCGTGTATTATTTCGGGTAAACAAAAACCAGTTTCTATCGTTACGAGTAGTCTTAATATAATAGGCTAAATCTGGATTGAATAATGCAAAAGGAGAAAGTTGGTCATCGTAATTATACCGCTTGATCGTTGTCCCATTTTCATTGGTTACTTCTACTACATTACCATTAGCGTCATAAATATAGTCATGGTGCCTCCAGATTGGGCCAGTTTTGTTTACGTTTCTGTACGAAATCCATTGAGTGCGTTGCCCCAGACTATTATAAGCAAATACCCAATATGCCTTTACTGCTCCTGAATTTACCCCGTATTGTGTGATAGTCTTTACTCTCCCATTCTCATATACATACCTAAACTCTTGGTGAGTGAAGCTTCCGGTAGATAAATAGACTACCTTATTTATAGTGCCATTTGCATGGTAGTGAACAGTATGGCTTCGAAGGTCACCTTGCAAGTATTGAATGATTTTAGAAACCCTGCCTTGACCATCATATTCAAATGATTGTGAGTATGTTGCTGGATTACCACCAACCGCATGTTCTAACTTCAGTACCCTACAACTATTGCTCACTGCTGGTATTACCTCTATGACATTAGAGTAATTCGAAATCTTTGTTTGTTGTTTGGCACGTAAGCGATAATAATAAGTAGCTCTAAAATCAAGACCTGTTATTTTATGCGAGGTACCCATCACTTCCTTGGCTTGGTAACCTTCGTGAAATTGGGTGAAATTCTGATCTAATGCCACATCCAGCAAAAAAGTATTCACATTATCTTGACTTTGCCATTGTGCCATAAAGCTGTAAGCTTTAGATTCATTGGCAGCTACCGCAGTAGGGGCAGGTAAAGAACTAGTAGTTACTGTGATAGTATTTGAATAAGTAGAAGCAGCATTGAGTCCTTGCACTTTTACCCTGTAATATAGCTTAGTATTAGGCAAAAGACCATCTACTGTAGCAAAAGTATCAATGATTTGTTTGGACTGGTAACCAGTAATAGTTTGCGTAAAATTGGCATCCAATGATACATCCAATAAATACAAAGAAGCATTGTCTACCCCTTGCCAGTTGGCCTGAAAACTATTGGGCTGTATGTTGGAAGCTTCTGTGGCTACTGGTGCAGTCAAGTTGCTAGTGGTGGCTAACATAATATCAGAATGATTTGAGGTAATTTCACCATTCATAGCCCTTACTCGGTAATAATAAGTTGTATTGGCATTTAAGTCTGCAATCACCAAAGTATTGTTCCCCACAGTACGGTCATTATAGTTTGTCAACATTGAGTTAAATAAAGGATCAGCTGACACATCTATACGATAAGAAGTAGCCTCTGGCATACTTTTCCAATTGGCCGAAAAACTAGTCAACTGAATATTGGTTGGCTCAAGTATCTTTGGAGTGGCCAAAGTACTCGTGAAAACTGTTTGAACATTAGAAGCCGCTGAAATAGAGTTGAACTGTTTTACTCTTATTCTATAAAAGTATTTTTTATTTACTTCGAGGTCTTTCACCAACAAAGTAGTATCTTCTTCTACCTCCCAGTCTTTATATTGACCATATGTATTATTAAAGTTTTCGTCTGAAGCTACATCTAACAAGTAAGAAGTAGCCTCAGGAATTTTTTTCCAATGTGCCCTAAAGCTAGTAGATGCAGCTTCAGTAGCTCCATAGGTGATAGGTGTATCTATAGAAGCAGTAGTTACTTGTATAATA
This region of Microscilla marina ATCC 23134 genomic DNA includes:
- a CDS encoding glycoside hydrolase family 31 protein, which codes for MNSNMSGSSQALKTGVIEIACGEGTYTIAALTNNVIKVSYQDTLTSESKQYAAVLSEPIAMQLEEQDNHIVAKTQGVKLEITRSPFSINFCDEQTGSKLKGGEFSRKEGIASFKFGLKNHEAMYGMGSRGMQMNRRGHKLLNYNSHEPGNGMGFEVMNYSIPHLASSEQYMLLFDNPARAWMDIGKTQTDALEYTSEGGNMVYYFVNGQSFEELMGEYTQLTGKQPLPPLWAMGYIQSRFGYRTQQEATEELDKLLEAGYPVDAMILDLYWFSDHEKPKCMGNLDFNQKHWPKPKEMIQYFASKGVKTIPITEPFFTTNSDHYKDLRNNELLVKNRAGEVRTLPEFFWGEAALLDIFKPEAQAWMWERYKYMKQYGFDGWWVDLCEPEIHPEDMVHVNGKAAEVHGIFGHQWAQMLFEGYAKDYPEERVFQLSRAGFAGSQRFGVVPWSGDVRRSWDGLKAQPLIMLSVGMSGIGYMHSDAGGFIYGEKDPELYTRWMQYAVFTPVVRPHACGEIYPEPTFWSEEVQNHIKLFINLRYQLLPYNYTLAWKNSVTGMPLARPLFTQFANVPDTVEDQYMWGDSILVAPVLDKGIRNRNVYLPKGNWYDFWNHQFLQGDSTINVGLTMDSIPVYVKSGSIIPTTPEVQSTSFYTGETLQMTYYVGSENSQTQLYFDDGKTNNAYERGMYELVTIAATVNKGEIILSTQVAGKGYGGAPKKRLYVFELIGLAQAPKEVSIAGKALSHEWNQEKNTVSFETDLNDDVIIAI
- a CDS encoding SpoIIE family protein phosphatase, with product MYQRKKDAPGALSYFNLSTEFTQQKITKLPQSNKITLLVNTGVAYTNIESFSKAKKYFRQALRMTEPQEIKQAEIYNYLGANYYLSGNNPQALNVVEKAIEIASSKKAWSILLISYDLLSRIYKAEENKKRARDYQNKYLEVEKKLEQEKQQLKRAASQNLKLMEQQEARIKRVLAEQRQLKELKDSQEKQKKDLELKNNLVKLQTKELALLKKAQELSLANAQRTQLEKVRQKQALLISQGKLREANLAKAKTQAALELERKEAEKKLQAKENQKQMALLTSQKKLQQQEITRQKERAKFAVGIIISVVCILGLVVFMLFITNRNRRKLKKQKAQIEEQNFEITSQNEELHQQQEEIMAQRDNIEKKNTQLNAQHHHIQQSIKAALTIQRAVLPTIKKVNDLLPEHFILYRPKDVVSGDFYWLVKVENRTTLAVVDCTGHGVPGAFMAVMGNSSLNSIVRDNKVKEPATILTLLNEEIEMLLSQKEKGYKNGMDMAIITWEEKQNQIEMVFAGAKRPLYLFAHNSNELQHIKGSRHSIGSISPVFTQNHLTLNKGDTIYLCSDGYCDQNNVNRKKFGSKRFEKLLSECQDQKMEKQKEVIDQALSDHMGEASQRDDVIVVGLRF
- a CDS encoding TonB-dependent receptor plug domain-containing protein, with translation MLYKKAKGLQKEKIYSASRMLESFTDAPVSATVISSQTIEKTGVTNITEALRLAPGLLVQQKTNGNYEVHIRQSNSLGGLMQDVHNQQILLLIDHMPQYDYLFGGITWETLPIDIQDVERIEVIRTPSVVFFGGMAINGVIHIFTREQQDNELKINLNSQAGVMSTADSPSLANSNLSGSHRGDLSFGLSDKLRFRLSGNYHFMNRSQDEFFLLSENRYIVSDSLWFFKQNVPQTNLNTTLARENLGVNVFTFYKPSKKVSTSAQLFFQQSQAQTIYTDDTLALAHRESKSYGINLNTHFHKFHLNMSHHEGEKDYALGYSGNNFNFSQTQASLNHRFHYKAVDLHSGGGFLSSAATSTTPVDSIRPTQHQFVNYYTFLKANFNILPKWRIMASVRGDKYEQITPIYLSYQLSTSLKLNQHLIRGAYTYNEGAALIRQLHQQTTRSVLPGINPNKSQSFELGWTAKIVSNINTSITTFYSNLDFNTVYQPMVNQGDTQNYRSTLVQAGTTAQLQAWFNKFQLEGFITLQRSAKTLGELQSGYLQSTPQFYGGFQLNYAGFLSKLNVNIQGHFYEGYQFNTTYGQVYIPTRMLLNSKISYKVWQKHSVFINVRNLLNSAQQEYAFADTISGLYLLGVNINL
- a CDS encoding RHS Repeat family, which codes for MNVNTVNNVVIRGLLISLVFLLSECRFFEKEFILPSPTALEAAEVGSDSFTAKWNKVTGAVGYEIDVATDENFNDPLPNYTGKKITEGVSLKVTGLEASSTYYYRTRALISNQGSQNSNIIQVTTASIDTPITYGATEAASTSFRAHWKKIPEATSYLLDVASDENFNNTYGQYKDWEVEEDTTLLVKDLEVNKKYFYRIRVKQFNSISAASNVQTVFTSTLATPKILEPTNIQLTSFSANWKSMPEATSYRIDVSADPLFNSMLTNYNDRTVGNNTLVIADLNANTTYYYRVRAMNGEITSNHSDIMLATTSNLTAPVATEASNIQPNSFQANWQGVDNASLYLLDVSLDANFTQTITGYQSKQIIDTFATVDGLLPNTKLYYRVKVQGLNAASTYSNTITVTTSSLPAPTAVAANESKAYSFMAQWQSQDNVNTFLLDVALDQNFTQFHEGYQAKEVMGTSHKITGLDFRATYYYRLRAKQQTKISNYSNVIEVIPAVSNSCRVLKLEHAVGGNPATYSQSFEYDGQGRVSKIIQYLQGDLRSHTVHYHANGTINKVVYLSTGSFTHQEFRYVYENGRVKTITQYGVNSGAVKAYWVFAYNSLGQRTQWISYRNVNKTGPIWRHHDYIYDANGNVVEVTNENGTTIKRYNYDDQLSPFALFNPDLAYYIKTTRNDRNWFLFTRNNTREEILDSGDVQGTILTAVQIYLFYYTNIGVAHNQEGHNSTKYYLDNCGN